Proteins encoded within one genomic window of Humulus lupulus chromosome 1, drHumLupu1.1, whole genome shotgun sequence:
- the LOC133807251 gene encoding pentatricopeptide repeat-containing protein At3g49710 gives MSQISWTLQSFRHLLKACIAERDLFTGKSLHTIYVKSLLPSSTYLSNHFILLYSKCGHLSSARHAFDHIPDPNVFSFNAIVAAYAKESLNLIAHQLFNQIPQPDLVSYNTLISAYADRGETQQALCLFDEMRKMDLDMDGFTLSAAITAASKDVGLVRQLHSLAVSGGFGSFASVNNSLVTYYGKNGLLEEAKKVFYGMGEEVRDEVSWNSMIVAYGQHREGSKALSLFQELVSRELNVDMFTLASVLTAFTCVEDLIGGRQFHAKLIKAGFNQNSHVGSGLIDLYSKCGGGMSDCRKIFEEIPSPDLVLWNTMVSGYSQHEEFSEDALCCFRHMQRVGHRPDDCSFVCVISACSNLSSPSQGKQIHSLAIKSEIPSNIISVNNALITMYSKCGNLHDARRLFDRMPEHNSVSLNSMIAGYAQHGIGMESLRLFEQMLQTSIRPTSITFISVLSACAHTGKVEEGQKYFHMMKEKFGIEPEAEHYSCMIDLLGRAGNLDEAEQLIETMPFSPGSIGWASLLGASRKHGNMALALKAANQVVQLEPLNAVPYVVLANMYASAGKWEEVATVRKLMRDRGVRKKPGCSWIEMNKRVHVFVAEDSSHPMIKEIRSYLEEMLMKIRRAGYVPDVRWSLVKEDEAVDGERETKLGHHSEKLAVAFGLISTKEGEPILVVKNLRICGDCHNAIKFISAVSGRKITVRDAHRFHCFMNGNCSCGDYW, from the coding sequence ATGAGCCAAATCTCATGGACCCTTCAAAGCTTTCGCCACCTTTTGAAGGCCTGCATAGCCGAGAGAGACCTCTTCACCGGAAAATCTCTTCACACCATATACGTCAAGTCCCTTCTACCTTCCTCCACCTATCTCTCCAATCATTTTATCCTCTTGTACTCCAAATGCGGTCACCTTTCCTCTGCTCGCCACGCCTTCGACCACATCCCAGACCCCAATGTCTTCTCTTTCAACGCCATCGTCGCCGCGTACGCAAAAGAATCACTAAACCTTATTGCCCACCAACTGTTCAATCAAATTCCTCAGCCGGATTTAGTGTCTTATAACACTCTCATTTCTGCTTATGCTGATCGAGGTGAGACCCAACAAGCTTTGTGCTTGTTTGATGAGATGAGAAAGATGGATCTTGACATGGATGGTTTCACTCTGTCAGCTGCAATAACAGCTGCTAGTAAGGATGTTGGTTTGGTTAGGCAGCTGCATTCACTGGCAGTTTCAGGTGGGTTTGGTTCGTTTGCATCCGTCAACAATTCTCTGGTAACGTATTATGGTAAAAACGGGCTCTTGGAAGAGGCTAAGAAAGTTTTCTATGGGATGGGTGAGGAGGTGAGGGATGAGGTGTCATGGAATTCGATGATTGTGGCATATGGCCAGCATCGCGAAGGGTCCAAGGCCTTGAGCTTGTTTCAGGAATTGGTTAGCAGGGAATTGAATGTCGACATGTTTACTTTGGCCAGTGTTTTAACTGCATTTACGTGTGTGGAGGATCTAATCGGCGGGCGTCAGTTTCATGCCAAGTTAATTAAGGCAGGTTTCAATCAAAACTCTCATGTGGGGAGTGGCTTGATTGATTTATATTCCAAGTGTGGTGGTGGCATGTCAGATTGCAGGAAAATATTTGAAGAGATTCCTTCACCGGATTTGGTTCTTTGGAACACAATGGTTTCTGGGTATTCCCAACATGAGGAATTTTCTGAAGACGCTCTATGTTGTTTCAGGCATATGCAGCGTGTCGGTCACCGCCCTGATGATTGTAGCTTTGTCTGTGTGATTAGTGCGTGCTCAAACTTGTCATCACCCTCTCAAGGGAAACAGATTCATTCTTTGGCAATCAAATCGGAGATTCCTTCAAATATTATTTCAGTGAATAATGCTCTTATCACAATGTACTCAAAATGTGGGAATCTGCATGATGCAAGGAGGTTGTTTGATAGGATGCCAGAACACAATTCTGTCTCCTTGAATTCGATGATTGCAGGATATGCTCAGCATGGTATTGGGATGGAATCACTGCGTCTTTTTGAGCAAATGCTCCAAACTAGTATCAGACCTACAAGTATAACATTTATCTCAGTTCTTTCTGCTTGTGCTCACACTGGAAAAGTTGAGGAAGGTCAGAAGTATTTCCATATGATGAAGGAGAAATTTGGTATAGAACCAGAAGCAGAGCATTATTCATGCATGATAGACCTGCTGGGTCGAGCAGGCAATCTGGATGAAGCTGAGCAGCTCATTGAGACAATGCCATTTAGCCCCGGTTCCATTGGTTGGGCTTCATTACTCGGTGCCAGTAGAAAGCACGGAAACATGGCACTAGCACTGAAGGCGGCCAATCAAGTTGTTCAGCTGGAACCTTTGAATGCTGTTCCTTATGTTGTACTAGCAAATATGTATGCAAGTGCAGGAAAATGGGAGGAGGTAGCAACAGTTAGAAAGCTTATGCGGGACAGAGGTGTGAGGAAGAAACCAGGATGTAGTTGGATTGAGATGAATAAGCGAGTACACGTTTTTGTGGCTGAAGATAGTTCCCACCCAATGATCAAAGAAATTCGTTCATATTTGGAAGAGATGTTAATGAAGATAAGGCGAGCCGGCTATGTACCAGATGTCAGATGGTCTTTGGTAAAGGAAGATGAAGCAGTCGATGGAGAGCGAGAGACTAAACTAGGACATCACAGTGAGAAGCTTGCAGTTGCATTTGGGCTCATTTCAACTAAAGAAGGAGAGCCTATTCTTGTGGTGAAGAACCTAAGAATATGTGGGGATTGCCACAATGCTATCAAATTTATCTCTGCCGTTTCTGGGAGGAAAATCACTGTGAGAGATGCCCACAGATTCCATTGCTTTATGAATGGGAATTGCTCTTGTGGGGATTATTGGTGA